In Leptospira brenneri, the following are encoded in one genomic region:
- the batB gene encoding VWA domain-containing protein BatB, translated as MTDLNSVAIIAIVTMILWILVFSFKLYINTKANLFRNQHEGLKARIYTANTKLYLIKILCFLISLTLAFYSLFRIKSTEVESIKEFESADILFVVDVSLSMNAIDVNPSRLKRFKDLALRILPSLKGNRIGIVVFAGQSFSFCPLTTDISAVSDYIQALGVEMVGSKGTDLKLALERVNKIRKKNNPISSQITIVVSDGEDHENQSLPPIDGEVIVWGIGTEEGGFIEYRDPGTGRGGFVTMDAGISNSPTSPNLVVSKMNPERLRSIATQNGGNFYNVSFTADGVYAFLDIVETVKKKKIQTIERFKKEDGAHPFIILAFVFLFLERTIGLFLQKIPKEIYKITLLLFILSVSNLEAWELDPGGNSIERGAKSYQQKNYTNSKKEFEKAKEYIQDDPRVLYNESAAAYQSGEYKEAIGISEKILTHPKTNDELKAKTNFNLGNIYSRLGDKKNALKAYSKTLEIDPDHLSAKKNIEHLTKKKGSDQNQKPRSDGSNQNHPQTEKNQNKKDEKSDAERILDPFSQDSILKNKKGGFSDNEKFW; from the coding sequence ATGACAGATCTAAACTCAGTCGCAATCATCGCCATTGTTACAATGATCCTATGGATTCTTGTATTTTCTTTCAAATTATACATAAACACAAAAGCAAATCTCTTTCGAAATCAACACGAAGGATTAAAGGCTAGAATCTACACTGCCAATACCAAACTCTACTTAATAAAAATTCTTTGTTTTTTAATTTCTTTAACTTTAGCATTCTACTCCCTCTTTAGAATAAAATCTACTGAAGTTGAATCCATTAAAGAATTTGAATCTGCGGATATCCTTTTTGTAGTCGATGTTAGTTTATCAATGAATGCTATTGACGTAAACCCAAGCCGACTAAAACGTTTCAAAGATTTAGCCCTTCGAATCCTACCGAGCCTCAAGGGAAATCGAATAGGAATTGTTGTTTTTGCTGGCCAATCATTTTCCTTTTGCCCATTGACAACGGATATCTCGGCAGTTTCTGATTACATACAGGCACTTGGGGTGGAAATGGTCGGTTCCAAAGGAACTGATCTGAAATTAGCACTCGAGAGAGTGAATAAAATCAGAAAGAAAAACAATCCCATTTCCTCCCAAATTACCATTGTTGTTTCCGATGGGGAAGATCACGAAAATCAATCCCTACCACCAATCGACGGTGAGGTGATTGTCTGGGGGATCGGTACAGAAGAAGGTGGATTTATCGAATACCGTGATCCCGGCACTGGCAGAGGAGGATTTGTCACTATGGATGCAGGAATCTCAAACTCTCCCACATCCCCAAACCTAGTAGTTTCTAAAATGAACCCAGAAAGACTGAGATCCATCGCAACCCAAAATGGCGGAAACTTCTACAATGTATCTTTCACTGCTGATGGAGTTTATGCATTCTTAGATATAGTGGAAACCGTCAAAAAAAAGAAAATTCAAACCATTGAACGATTCAAAAAAGAAGATGGTGCCCATCCATTCATTATATTAGCTTTTGTTTTTCTATTTTTGGAACGAACAATTGGTTTATTCTTACAAAAAATTCCGAAAGAAATATATAAAATAACTCTTCTTTTATTCATACTAAGCGTTAGTAACTTAGAAGCTTGGGAACTTGATCCCGGCGGAAACTCAATTGAACGCGGCGCAAAATCTTATCAGCAGAAGAATTACACAAATAGCAAAAAAGAATTCGAAAAAGCAAAAGAATACATTCAAGATGACCCAAGAGTTCTTTACAATGAATCAGCAGCTGCTTACCAATCAGGAGAATACAAGGAAGCGATAGGGATTTCTGAAAAAATTCTTACTCACCCCAAAACAAACGATGAATTGAAGGCAAAAACAAACTTTAACCTCGGGAACATTTACTCAAGATTAGGTGACAAAAAAAATGCTTTAAAAGCTTATTCAAAAACCCTGGAGATTGACCCAGACCATCTCTCTGCAAAAAAAAACATTGAACACCTAACAAAGAAGAAAGGCTCAGATCAAAACCAAAAACCAAGGAGTGATGGGTCCAACCAAAACCATCCACAAACCGAAAAAAATCAAAATAAAAAAGACGAAAAATCGGATGCAGAAAGAATTCTGGATCCATTCTCTCAGGATTCCATTTTAAAAAACAAAAAAGGAGGTTTTTCCGATAATGAAAAATTTTGGTAG
- the htpG gene encoding molecular chaperone HtpG, which produces MSVEESGKISVETENIFPIIKKWLYSEKDIFLRELVSNASDAITKLKKISLSEEFEGGNEYRIDLNFDVDARILSIEDNGVGMTTDEVKRYINQIAFSGATDFAKQYQNAENKAEIIGHFGLGFYSSFMVSKKVTIETKSYKKGETAVLWSSESGTDFTISPIEKETRGTKISLHLDGESGEYLDKWKLKELIKKYCDFLPVGIYVQTEKANREKPLWSEEPSKIKEEEYKDFYSYLFPFSGESLFHIHLNVDYPFRLQGILYFPKLTHELEASKNGIKLFCNHVFVSDNASELIPQFLTILKGTIDIPDLPLNVSRSYLQNDPLVKKISNHIIKKVADRLIDDFKKNRAKYEENWNDISLFVKYGVLTDEKFYDAMKDHLIFKNSEGGYSTTSEYWEKNKEKNQNKIFYANETEMGSVYMELLKSQGLEAILVDSKIDSHLIQHLEMRNPDWKFQRVDSEIADQVLDKEAKDNLVNEENQTESDRIQKLFQVSLPTEGVEVKVEALKSLEVPGVILLPEFMRRMSEMNSMLNREDTKNILKSHTLMVNSKSPLVKSALQAFEGVNPEKGKKLARVIYDLSLLSAKVMDEKEVSEYTKRITEFLQEIFSP; this is translated from the coding sequence ATGTCAGTTGAAGAATCAGGAAAAATCAGTGTCGAAACAGAGAATATCTTTCCCATCATTAAAAAATGGCTCTATTCCGAAAAAGATATATTCCTAAGAGAGTTGGTATCCAATGCCAGCGATGCCATCACCAAATTAAAAAAAATCTCATTATCGGAAGAATTTGAAGGTGGTAACGAATATAGAATCGATTTAAACTTCGATGTGGATGCCAGAATTTTAAGTATCGAAGACAATGGGGTTGGAATGACCACTGATGAGGTGAAAAGATATATCAATCAAATTGCATTTTCAGGCGCCACTGATTTTGCAAAACAATACCAAAACGCAGAAAACAAAGCTGAAATTATAGGTCATTTTGGATTAGGATTTTACTCCTCATTTATGGTTTCTAAAAAAGTAACAATTGAAACCAAGTCTTATAAAAAAGGCGAAACAGCTGTTTTATGGTCAAGCGAATCTGGAACAGATTTTACGATTTCGCCAATAGAAAAAGAAACTAGAGGTACAAAAATATCTCTTCACTTGGATGGCGAATCTGGTGAATATCTAGACAAGTGGAAACTAAAAGAGTTAATCAAAAAATATTGTGATTTTCTGCCTGTTGGCATTTATGTACAAACAGAAAAAGCGAACAGAGAAAAACCTTTATGGTCAGAAGAACCTTCTAAAATCAAAGAAGAAGAGTATAAAGATTTCTATTCCTATCTTTTCCCATTTTCAGGTGAATCACTTTTTCACATTCATCTAAACGTAGATTATCCATTCCGTTTGCAAGGAATTTTGTATTTCCCAAAACTCACTCACGAACTCGAAGCCTCAAAAAATGGGATCAAACTATTTTGTAATCATGTTTTTGTGAGTGATAACGCAAGCGAACTCATTCCACAATTCTTAACGATCCTAAAAGGTACCATAGACATCCCGGATCTTCCCCTCAACGTTTCGAGATCTTATCTTCAAAATGACCCGCTAGTAAAAAAGATTTCAAACCATATCATCAAAAAAGTTGCGGATCGCCTCATTGATGATTTTAAAAAGAATAGGGCCAAATACGAAGAAAATTGGAACGATATATCCTTATTCGTAAAGTATGGTGTGCTCACTGATGAAAAATTCTATGATGCAATGAAAGACCACCTGATCTTTAAAAATTCCGAAGGAGGTTATTCAACCACTTCCGAGTATTGGGAAAAAAATAAGGAAAAAAATCAAAACAAAATCTTTTACGCAAACGAAACTGAGATGGGTTCGGTTTATATGGAACTTCTCAAATCACAAGGCCTGGAAGCAATTCTTGTTGATTCCAAAATTGATTCTCACCTCATCCAACATCTAGAAATGAGAAATCCTGATTGGAAATTTCAAAGAGTGGATTCAGAAATTGCCGATCAAGTTCTTGATAAAGAAGCTAAGGATAACTTGGTTAACGAGGAGAACCAAACAGAATCAGACAGAATCCAAAAGCTATTTCAGGTCTCATTGCCAACCGAAGGAGTAGAGGTGAAGGTCGAAGCCTTAAAATCTTTAGAAGTTCCGGGAGTGATCCTTCTACCTGAATTTATGAGAAGAATGTCCGAGATGAACTCAATGTTAAATCGCGAAGACACAAAAAACATTTTAAAGTCACACACTCTTATGGTAAATTCCAAGTCACCTTTGGTTAAATCCGCCTTACAAGCGTTTGAAGGAGTTAACCCAGAAAAAGGGAAAAAATTAGCAAGGGTAATTTATGATCTTTCTTTACTCTCGGCCAAAGTGATGGACGAAAAAGAAGTGTCGGAGTATACCAAAAGAATAACAGAATTTCTCCAAGAGATTTTTTCTCCTTAG
- the batA gene encoding VWA domain-containing protein BatA — protein MDQFQRPYLLFLIIPLLLLGIYQWRKKPLGSLLLIQSDRFQNSKNKILFKVKLTISKLSEILLYIAGIFLVIAAAGPGEKFKLTPDITNGIDIMIALDISGSMVNSYDFLPKNRLTVSKELLREFIQKRLYDRIGIVLFAGAAYLQSPLSNDRYALDELISETSDEDISEQGTAVGDALVLSTYRLKDSTAKSRIIILLTDGVSNTGKLDPETASYAAKAFGIKVYCIGIGKEQGQYEVNYESLEKISESTNGKFFRAESPEILQEVLNEINGLETVELPSKPMEIHETHFTKALFVFFIIIGIVGLIYIFPLTEKL, from the coding sequence ATGGACCAATTCCAAAGGCCATATCTTTTATTCTTAATCATCCCGCTTTTACTTCTTGGAATCTACCAATGGAGAAAGAAACCACTTGGTTCTCTTTTACTGATCCAATCCGATAGATTTCAAAATAGCAAAAACAAAATCTTATTCAAAGTTAAACTAACTATTTCAAAACTCTCTGAAATTTTATTATATATTGCTGGAATCTTTTTGGTCATAGCAGCAGCAGGTCCTGGAGAAAAATTCAAACTAACACCAGACATCACAAATGGAATCGATATCATGATTGCATTGGATATTTCTGGCTCTATGGTTAATTCATATGATTTTTTACCAAAAAATCGATTAACTGTTTCAAAAGAATTATTAAGAGAATTCATTCAAAAACGTTTGTATGATCGGATTGGAATTGTTTTATTTGCAGGAGCCGCTTACTTGCAATCACCATTGTCTAATGACAGATACGCTTTAGATGAACTCATCTCAGAAACATCTGATGAAGATATCAGCGAACAAGGGACAGCTGTTGGTGATGCACTTGTACTTTCTACATACCGATTGAAAGACTCTACAGCAAAATCCCGGATCATCATTTTACTTACGGATGGGGTCTCCAATACAGGAAAATTAGATCCAGAAACAGCCTCATACGCAGCTAAAGCCTTTGGAATCAAGGTCTATTGTATAGGGATTGGAAAAGAACAAGGTCAATACGAGGTTAATTATGAATCTCTTGAAAAAATTTCAGAAAGTACTAACGGAAAATTTTTTCGCGCAGAATCTCCCGAGATTTTACAAGAGGTACTGAACGAAATCAATGGTTTAGAAACTGTTGAATTACCTTCGAAACCGATGGAGATCCATGAAACACATTTCACAAAGGCATTGTTTGTTTTCTTTATCATAATTGGAATTGTGGGCCTCATTTATATTTTCCCGCTGACAGAGAAATTATGA
- a CDS encoding LB_053 family protein: MFKYIAIFLFFPVSLFAAPRETVLENDIYVGDTIHYQIEFYGNENDINTIEGEIYEDDTMPSYKIFNVIKKESKLELSIIFFKPGEFVLPVTWTENGIETKSSFPIKVKSQLLGNETDIEDIEPPIIFSGPYFFRLFLVIIVTAINLYLLYALYLYWRSKPKVMDAFWEKQPTLEETTKRLRHIETYLTADPIFEKELAFRISDYLKEVYSKKLDLNLLGKTDSEFIAELFDRTHINDSVLRDLRIYFRNTKYDDNKTELDQGSAISIWEKIKKDLEL, encoded by the coding sequence ATGTTTAAGTATATCGCAATATTCTTATTTTTTCCTGTTTCCCTTTTCGCAGCTCCTAGGGAAACAGTTTTAGAAAACGATATATATGTTGGTGATACAATCCACTATCAAATAGAATTCTATGGTAATGAAAACGATATTAATACCATAGAGGGGGAAATTTACGAAGACGACACAATGCCTTCCTATAAAATTTTCAACGTAATCAAAAAAGAATCAAAGTTAGAATTATCAATCATATTCTTTAAACCTGGTGAATTTGTTTTGCCAGTGACTTGGACAGAAAATGGTATCGAAACAAAATCCTCGTTCCCCATAAAAGTGAAATCGCAGCTCCTAGGAAACGAAACTGATATCGAAGATATAGAACCTCCTATTATCTTCTCTGGCCCTTATTTTTTTCGTCTATTTCTTGTCATTATCGTCACTGCAATCAACTTGTATCTTCTGTATGCGTTATATTTATATTGGCGGTCTAAACCAAAGGTGATGGATGCTTTTTGGGAAAAACAACCAACGCTAGAGGAAACAACAAAAAGATTACGCCATATTGAAACTTATTTAACCGCTGATCCCATATTCGAAAAAGAATTGGCATTTAGAATTAGTGATTATCTGAAAGAAGTTTATTCTAAAAAATTAGACCTAAATTTACTTGGAAAAACAGATTCCGAATTCATTGCTGAACTCTTTGATCGAACCCACATCAACGATTCCGTTTTAAGAGACTTAAGAATTTATTTTAGAAATACCAAATATGATGATAACAAAACAGAACTGGACCAAGGTTCTGCTATTTCTATTTGGGAAAAAATCAAAAAGGATTTAGAGTTATAA
- a CDS encoding PAS domain-containing sensor histidine kinase, which produces MIQICITSRLSSLPVVVAYKKGYFEEFGVKVTLHVNTHHKAIMSLLDAGRVEAGEVPTIAYLQDSFLKKSKLKRIYKGIYLYHSPLSFYSRFQFKPEDLTRNKAYILPVPHQYSVERLFAEKFLEEYAPKNPVKVRYTDTPGFLEEKEFLKPSCLGLVSDPFSSPFLRNFQDFAGTLELPILEAKSFYPSTLLAFSGDAILKTGREVSAVLLAVKKAIDFLQNTNQNTGNLWEDLQLSHFYPHLRVGETKNLLNAHPLIQKGVFSYSGDATTLFPLLKDVYFRLIRRVMQPEAVKSALDFEEILSALAPKKVFDVRKLNSFQEPAESKLHAPSQINYRKLNAVRHLIVDVNSVVLDILQGNYNSRLNSDETLQLDNRVKVLVNSMLDSFNAKLELQREEITELENLISILEIKLDRSAVDLQYSEEKYRYLFEFSREAIALVDADTGSILEANNQFRSLTGYTRGDITKMNIEDIILGNQVSNQLRFGSDLSSDTMLSLPDSEILLKDGSKLEVDISFTSILLSPKKRYQVQFRPNSEKKEQERLQHEFISNVSHELRSPMTNIRGYLEFFKSDTSLPFNTEHKNMLEVIDKNAKRLSFLIENLLKLTTSREKDKEAEVIEIFDPVPVIEDVIHMNSHLAKGKPIEWNLALKKGFFLRGIKFEFSQIITNLYVNALKYTAKGKIGISIRETNGKIEITVEDTGLGIDPNYKNQIFDRFFRIPSSDNKKIGGTGLGLSIVKSLVDKMSGEIFVESKMGLGSKFTIYFPKVNINV; this is translated from the coding sequence GTGATCCAGATTTGTATAACAAGTCGACTGAGTTCCTTACCAGTTGTAGTCGCCTATAAAAAAGGTTATTTTGAAGAGTTCGGAGTAAAAGTCACCCTTCACGTTAACACCCACCATAAAGCAATTATGTCATTACTAGACGCCGGTCGAGTAGAGGCAGGGGAAGTCCCCACAATAGCTTACCTGCAAGATAGCTTCTTAAAAAAATCAAAATTAAAACGAATTTATAAAGGGATTTATCTTTATCACTCACCTCTTTCTTTTTATTCGAGATTCCAATTCAAACCAGAGGATCTCACAAGGAACAAAGCTTACATCTTACCTGTCCCTCACCAATATTCTGTAGAAAGACTATTTGCCGAAAAATTCCTCGAAGAATATGCTCCCAAAAATCCTGTTAAGGTTCGTTATACCGATACCCCGGGATTTTTAGAGGAAAAAGAATTTTTAAAACCGTCTTGTTTGGGATTAGTCTCTGATCCGTTTTCAAGCCCTTTTCTTCGTAACTTCCAAGACTTTGCAGGTACACTCGAACTACCAATTTTAGAAGCTAAGTCTTTTTATCCTTCCACCTTACTTGCGTTTAGTGGTGATGCAATCCTAAAAACAGGAAGAGAAGTTTCAGCTGTTCTTTTGGCCGTAAAAAAGGCTATCGACTTTTTACAAAATACAAACCAAAATACCGGTAACCTTTGGGAAGACTTACAACTCTCACATTTTTATCCTCATCTAAGAGTAGGGGAGACAAAAAACCTTTTAAACGCACATCCACTCATCCAAAAGGGAGTATTTTCTTACAGTGGAGATGCCACCACACTTTTCCCTCTTTTAAAAGACGTATACTTTCGACTGATCAGACGAGTGATGCAACCAGAAGCAGTCAAATCCGCACTTGATTTTGAGGAAATACTGTCAGCCCTGGCGCCTAAAAAAGTATTCGATGTGCGAAAACTAAACAGCTTCCAAGAACCTGCCGAATCAAAACTCCACGCGCCATCACAAATCAACTACAGAAAACTTAATGCAGTAAGGCACCTAATCGTCGATGTCAATTCTGTGGTTTTGGATATCCTTCAAGGAAATTATAACTCTCGCCTAAACTCAGACGAGACCCTACAGTTAGACAACCGGGTCAAAGTTCTCGTCAACTCAATGTTAGATTCTTTTAATGCAAAACTAGAATTACAAAGAGAAGAGATCACTGAATTAGAAAACTTAATTTCAATTTTAGAAATCAAATTAGATAGATCCGCAGTCGATCTACAATATTCAGAAGAAAAATATAGGTATTTATTCGAATTTTCTCGAGAAGCAATCGCTCTCGTTGATGCAGACACAGGAAGTATTCTCGAGGCAAACAATCAATTTCGATCTTTAACCGGGTACACGCGCGGAGATATCACTAAAATGAACATTGAAGATATCATTTTAGGCAACCAAGTATCAAACCAACTCCGATTCGGATCCGATTTATCCTCAGACACCATGTTATCCCTTCCCGATTCCGAAATTCTTTTGAAAGATGGAAGTAAATTAGAAGTGGATATCAGTTTTACATCCATTTTACTTTCACCCAAAAAAAGATACCAAGTTCAATTCCGTCCTAACTCAGAAAAGAAGGAACAAGAACGTTTACAACATGAGTTTATCTCAAACGTAAGTCATGAACTCAGAAGCCCAATGACAAATATTCGGGGTTACTTAGAATTTTTTAAATCAGATACCTCTTTGCCCTTCAACACAGAACATAAAAATATGTTAGAAGTCATTGATAAAAACGCAAAAAGACTGAGTTTCTTAATCGAGAACTTATTAAAACTAACAACTTCTAGAGAAAAAGACAAAGAGGCAGAGGTGATTGAAATTTTTGATCCAGTTCCTGTCATTGAAGATGTCATTCACATGAATTCACATCTAGCAAAAGGAAAACCGATCGAATGGAACTTAGCACTCAAAAAAGGTTTTTTCTTACGTGGAATCAAATTTGAATTCTCGCAGATCATCACAAATCTTTATGTAAACGCCCTCAAATATACTGCCAAAGGAAAAATCGGGATCTCTATCCGCGAAACTAATGGCAAAATCGAAATCACTGTTGAAGACACAGGTCTTGGGATCGACCCAAATTACAAAAACCAAATTTTCGATCGATTCTTCCGAATCCCTTCCTCTGATAATAAAAAAATTGGTGGTACGGGACTTGGGTTATCAATTGTTAAGTCTTTAGTGGACAAAATGTCCGGCGAGATCTTCGTAGAAAGTAAAATGGGATTGGGGAGTAAATTCACCATTTACTTTCCAAAAGTGAATATTAACGTTTAG
- a CDS encoding DUF58 domain-containing protein has translation MLTPELKRLLQVLQWETKKKFYSTKQGALIRAERGRGLDFKEVRNYHYGDDTRYIDWNVTSRTGELYTKEYHEERDASIIIFYDTSASLSGTQRNAAFQIALFLSLFHIKMGNRILLITFSDGHSSIGKWLRTEADILSAFANSTKHKYGDGTDYSTAYQFAFRLHPKYAVSYWISDFNRFSEHTNTNKVPKIWDSVGIWIQDELDTIEFPFWFRFFQKISEETIGFRSSQNTYTKDLKAAKSFFGVQFVQIDPYNKLSNQILPLFKIKRNV, from the coding sequence ATGTTAACTCCAGAACTAAAACGCCTTCTACAAGTTTTACAATGGGAAACAAAAAAAAAGTTTTATTCAACTAAACAAGGGGCACTGATCCGAGCAGAGCGGGGTAGGGGACTTGACTTCAAAGAAGTAAGGAACTATCATTATGGAGACGATACAAGATACATTGATTGGAATGTTACTTCTAGAACAGGAGAACTTTATACAAAAGAGTACCACGAAGAGAGAGACGCCTCAATTATCATCTTTTATGATACAAGTGCATCGCTTTCCGGCACTCAAAGGAATGCAGCATTTCAAATTGCACTGTTTCTTTCCCTATTCCATATCAAAATGGGGAATCGGATTCTACTCATTACATTCTCAGATGGCCATTCCTCTATAGGGAAATGGCTGAGAACAGAGGCCGATATTCTTTCTGCATTTGCAAATAGCACCAAACACAAATATGGTGACGGGACGGATTATTCTACTGCCTACCAATTTGCATTCCGGTTACACCCAAAATACGCAGTTTCTTATTGGATTTCCGATTTTAATCGTTTTTCAGAACACACGAACACAAATAAAGTCCCCAAAATCTGGGATTCCGTTGGAATTTGGATCCAGGACGAACTAGACACAATCGAATTTCCTTTTTGGTTTCGTTTCTTCCAAAAAATCTCCGAAGAAACGATTGGTTTCCGCAGTAGCCAAAATACATATACGAAAGATTTAAAGGCAGCAAAATCTTTTTTTGGTGTTCAATTTGTCCAAATCGATCCCTATAACAAACTTTCAAATCAAATTCTACCCCTATTCAAAATCAAAAGAAATGTTTAA
- a CDS encoding BatD family protein, with amino-acid sequence MKNFGRNIFFFFIISFYLPSAVFSADVDFQLYPTEFSLGENAKLEIKAHGDKPFRTLQTNFKKNGVRVRFSGSGTETQIINFKVSKAQILNFYVDTESEGTFHLPEISVEYDNKVYTAPPIQFKVSKKSRHSQNQFFNPFTIENFDSGSEESPEVVFHTNKSVFYKGEPIVGYFVLYYSQYRQPFLERDPNQSISFPYFLSETLRQVSVQIEPEVQRKSELKKTLVYDKEIYGLTPIKSGRFQIGKTKFISGDSLQFNSLQETVATTPATVTVLDLPTNKPKAFTGAIGNFKLSLTNFPKEIHQGETVYFEIIIEGDGGYEGISPLPPSSKIKLISQNRNKTFRKLDSGEYGFYSVVRFQYGYQVSSLDNIQLEPYTFSFFSLKENQYKTISVSFPEVLVSEKERRNEKLTQPNQGSPVLPSFFVLVFLAIFGILSYVGLIRYQFHKQLQEFTELVQSFGKKRNSFLADYLERLGIPKDDTEFLVNLTEERDHETLKHKFQSLNRKEKSKLIKLTKQLKQKD; translated from the coding sequence ATGAAAAATTTTGGTAGAAACATATTCTTTTTTTTTATCATTTCTTTTTATCTACCGAGTGCCGTTTTCTCTGCAGATGTTGACTTTCAATTATACCCAACTGAATTTTCATTAGGAGAAAATGCAAAACTAGAAATCAAGGCGCATGGCGATAAACCATTCCGTACATTACAAACCAATTTTAAAAAAAACGGAGTCCGTGTTCGATTTTCCGGAAGTGGAACAGAGACTCAAATCATCAATTTCAAAGTTTCCAAAGCACAAATCCTAAATTTTTACGTTGATACGGAATCAGAAGGGACATTCCATCTTCCTGAAATTTCCGTTGAATATGACAACAAAGTTTATACCGCTCCTCCCATTCAGTTTAAAGTTAGTAAAAAAAGTAGACATTCTCAAAATCAATTCTTCAACCCGTTCACAATTGAAAACTTTGACTCCGGCTCCGAAGAATCTCCAGAGGTAGTTTTTCATACTAATAAATCCGTGTTCTACAAAGGGGAACCCATCGTCGGTTATTTTGTACTTTATTATAGCCAATACCGACAACCTTTCTTAGAGAGAGACCCCAACCAATCCATATCTTTTCCCTATTTTTTATCTGAAACTTTACGGCAAGTATCCGTACAAATTGAACCTGAAGTTCAAAGAAAAAGTGAACTTAAAAAAACTTTAGTTTACGACAAAGAGATTTATGGCCTAACACCCATCAAGTCAGGTAGATTTCAGATCGGGAAAACAAAATTTATCTCAGGCGATAGTTTACAATTCAATTCCCTACAAGAAACTGTAGCCACAACACCGGCAACAGTAACCGTCCTTGATCTACCTACGAACAAACCAAAGGCGTTTACGGGAGCGATTGGAAATTTTAAACTAAGTCTTACAAATTTCCCAAAAGAAATTCACCAAGGGGAAACAGTCTATTTTGAAATCATCATCGAAGGGGACGGAGGGTATGAAGGAATTAGCCCTCTACCGCCATCATCGAAAATCAAACTCATTTCGCAAAATAGAAATAAAACATTCCGTAAGTTAGATTCTGGTGAATATGGTTTTTATTCGGTAGTTAGGTTTCAATATGGGTATCAAGTATCCTCATTAGACAATATCCAACTAGAACCGTATACATTCAGTTTCTTTTCCCTAAAAGAAAACCAATACAAAACAATTTCGGTTTCATTCCCCGAAGTCCTAGTTTCCGAAAAAGAACGTCGAAACGAAAAATTAACTCAACCGAACCAGGGTTCACCAGTCCTTCCGTCTTTTTTTGTTTTAGTTTTTCTTGCTATTTTTGGGATTCTGTCCTATGTAGGACTCATAAGGTATCAGTTTCATAAACAGCTTCAGGAATTTACGGAACTGGTCCAAAGCTTTGGAAAAAAAAGAAATTCGTTCCTCGCTGACTATCTGGAGAGATTAGGAATTCCAAAAGATGATACCGAATTTCTCGTAAATCTTACCGAAGAGCGGGACCACGAAACCTTGAAACATAAGTTTCAAAGTTTAAACCGAAAAGAAAAGTCTAAACTCATTAAATTAACAAAACAATTAAAACAAAAGGATTAA